The following proteins are co-located in the Macadamia integrifolia cultivar HAES 741 chromosome 3, SCU_Mint_v3, whole genome shotgun sequence genome:
- the LOC122073009 gene encoding zinc finger CCCH domain-containing protein 55-like isoform X2, whose product MTESVKKRNSKWDLVVETDVPAESGHGNICPDKAGEPICNKESSPGWNSLKVAVSQHPRWSNMELNKIGKHLPARRDAEQGESPDRDTDGISQRMTRWGGGRSYSSSVSPGPDAWRHHDQGHSPKSSWRSHRSRSRSRSRSRSRSRSRSRSRSRSRSPLHGFKSESEHWRDRSRSGSGVSAPTCNDFAAGRCRRGSQCRYLHQDNRDYGDRGHSERGQVERWRGRRENGPTSESGKSWGSRHERGSFSRHSNDGELRDYSRDIIAHGYGDREKHELPRNNKSTNPCNDFLKGNCSRGSFCKYAHHDVLGDGHGGWSPKDVTRERVQDRREVREYDHGREPSRNNGIPCKFFASGNCNKGTHCRFSHDGPGHCRSEGRSQGDRWGQNLDNDDKSWGGPKWGDTAVAPDVAKDDRLGLTLDNKDNSWGGPKQSDTATSYDVAMEDKWGHNLGNEPDSWGGSKWSDTAAGPDVVKSSHYRTDNGVGKVGFNEPCATKRSTDDQWGHSSDNEKRPRGGPRWSDKAAEQDGCGSPHRSENNGATISVPESIGGSKPLVAAAPTAAAIMERHPFYIDNVEQGQGPQDPPSQTPNGFSLPTCEQNTTQVVLHQQQHSNSRGDAAIAFPCRESNSLPMVPMPRQSFNHDGQSGRVSGFNLIQQSGQIDPPHPPSGRTLNLSGKTQSIISGSPSNLQGQTTFHMGEPITKSETVDVKTSNITSVAPLNHNVVTSEQVAHITTLSASLAQIFGNGRQLPQLYAALNPLNNTGMVPSQPNAAAPSTTVTLPSNDPSQITWFQKPYDPMGTSIESSRPNTNDQPPVFSSSHVEQNEVTEQMPLKSSAPSSLKNVFSEEALKHESHESKQLEPIAAGEVVEKNEANDQRKKEQVNGDPEDRDVEGRVDEECKRSKDVKGMRLFKFALVEFVKEILKPTWKEGQMSKEAHKTIVKKVVDKVTGTIQGDHVPQTQEKIDQYLSYSKPKLTKLVQAYVEKYLKS is encoded by the exons ATGACTGAAAGTGTCAAGAAACGCAATTCTAAGTGGGATTTGGTAGTGGAAACTGATGTCCCTGCTGAAAGCGGACATGGAAATATTTGTCCTGATAAAGCAGGCGAGCCCATTTGTAATAAAGAATCAAGCCCAGGATGGAATTCTCTGAAGGTTGCTGTTAGTCAACATCCAAGGTGGTCTAACATGGAGTTGAACAAAATTGGGAAGCATTTACCTGCAAGAAGAGATGCAGAGCAGGGTGAGAGTCCAGACAGAGACACTGATGGAATCTCGCAAAGAATGACAAGATGGGGTGGGGGTCGAAGTTACAGCTCCAGCGTATCTCCTGGCCCTGATGCCTGGAGACACCATGATCAGGGTCACTCACCAAAGAGTAGTTGGAGGTCGCACAG gagcaggagcaggagcaggagcaggagTAGGAGTAGGAGCAGGAGCAGAAGCAGGAGCAGGAGTAGGAGTAGGAGCCCGCTCCATGGTTTTAAGTCGGAATCAGAGCACTGGAGAGACAGAAGCAGAAGTGGATCAGGAGTATCAGCTCCGACATGTAATGATTTTGCTGCAGGGAGGTGTAGGAGAGGTAGTCAGTGCAGATATCTTCATCAGGACAACCGTGACTATGGGGATAGGGGGCATTCAGAGCGTGGTCAAGTGGAAAGATGGAGAGGTAGGCGTGAGAATGGTCCAACTTCAGAAAGTGGGAAAAGCTGGGGAAGCAGGCATGAGAGAGGATCATTTTCAAGGCATTCTAATGATGGAGAGCTAAGAGATTACTCCCGAGACATAATTGCACATGGGTATGGAGACAGGGAGAAGCATGAGCTGCCCAGGAACAACAAATCTACCAATCCCTGTAATGATTTTCTGAAAGGCAACTGTTCTAGGGGTTCATTTTGTAAATATGCCCATCATGATGTCTTAGGTGATGGTCATGGTGGATGGTCTCCAAAAGATGTGACAAGAGAAAGGGTCCAAGACAGAAGGGAGGTACGTGAGTACGATCATGGACGTGAACCATCTAGAAATAATGGTATTCCTTGCAAGTTTTTTGCTTCTGGAAATTGCAACAAGGGGACACATTGCAGGTTCTCTCATGATGGTCCAGGACATTGCAGGTCCGAAGGCAGGTCTCAGGGTGATAGGTGGGGCCAGAATTTGGATAATGACGACAAGTCATGGGGAGGTCCAAAATGGGGTGATACCGCAGTGGCCCCAGATGTTGCCAAGGATGATAGATTGGGGCTCACATTGGACAACAAAGACAATTCATGGGGAGGTCCAAAACAGAGTGATACAGCAACCAGCTATGATGTTGCGATGGAGGATAAGTGGGGCCATAATTTGGGTAATGAACCCGATTCATGGGGAGGTTCAAAATGGAGCGACACAGCAGCTGGGCCTGATGTTGTGAAGTCTTCCCACTATAGGACTGACAATGGGGTTGGAAAAGTGGGTTTTAACGAACCATGTGCTACTAAGAGGTCTACAGATGATCAGTGGGGCCATAGTTCCGATAATGAGAAGAGACCACGGGGAGGTCCAAGATGGAGTGACAAAGCAGCTGAACAAGATGGGTGTGGATCTCCACATCGGAGTGAAAATAATGGTGCAACCATTAGTGTTCCTGAATCAATTGGTGGTAGCAAACCACTTGTTGCTGCTGCTCCTACTGCAGCTGCTATCATGGAGCGACATCCTTTCTACATTGATAACGTAGAACAGGGACAGGGTCCTCAAGATCCACCATCTCAAACTCCAAATGGGTTCTCTTTACCCACCTGTGAACAGAACACGACTCAAGTAGTTTTACACCAACAGCAACATTCTAATTCAAGAGGGGATGCTGCTATTGCATTCCCCTGCAGAGAGAGCAACAGTCTGCCTATGGTTCCCATGCCCAGGCAAAGCTTCAATCATGATGGCCAGAGTGGAAGGGTTTCGGGCTTTAACCTGATTCAGCAAAGTGGGCAAATAGATCCTCCACACCCTCCAAGTGGACGGACTTTGAATCTTAGTGGGAAAACACAATCAATAATCTCTGGTTCACCTTCAAATCTACAAGGTCAAACAACTTTCCATATGGGTGAGCCTATTACTAAATCAGAAACAGTGGATGTGAAAACATCAAACATAACTTCTGTAGCTCCGCTTAATCATAATGTAGTGACTAGTGAGCAGGTTGCTCACATAACTACCCTTTCAGCATCATTGGCTCAGATATTTGGAAATGGGCGGCAGCTTCCACAATTATATGCTGCTTTAAACCCCCTTAATAATACAGGCATGGTCCCTTCCCAGCCAAATGCTGCAGCACCTAGCACGACAGTTACTTTACCATCTAATGATCCTAGTCAAATCACCTGGTTTCAAAAGCCATATGATCCTATGGGTACTAGCATTGAATCAAGCAGGCCCAACACCAATGACCAACCCCCAGTGTTCTCATCAAGTCATGTTGAACAGAATGAAGTAACTGAACAGATGCCTTTAAAAAGTTCTGCTCCATCATCTCTTAAGAATGTCTTTTCAGAGGAAGCACTTAAGCATGAGTCTCATGAGTCAAAGCAGCTGGAGCCCATTGCAGCAGGTGAGGTTGTGGAAAAGAACGAGGCAAatgatcagagaaagaaagagcaGGTAAATGGTGATCCAGAGGACAGGGATGTTGAAGGTCGGGTTGATGAAGAATGCAAAAGGAGTAAGGATGTGAAGGGTATGCGTTTGTTTAAGTTTGCACTGGTGGAGTTTGTCAAGGAGATTCTAAAGCCCACATGGAAGGAAGGACAAATGAGCAAGGAGGCTCACAAGACCATAGTGAAAAAAGTTGTTGATAAAGTGACTGGTACTATTCAAGGGGATCATGTCCCTCAGACACAAGAGAAAATTGATCAGTATCTCTCATATTCTAAACCAAAGCTTACCAAACTTGTACAG GCATATGTGGAAAAGTACCTGAAGAGTTAA
- the LOC122073009 gene encoding zinc finger CCCH domain-containing protein 55-like isoform X4 codes for MTESVKKRNSKWDLVVETDVPAESGHGNICPDKAGEPICNKESSPGWNSLKVAVSQHPRWSNMELNKIGKHLPARRDAEQGESPDRDTDGISQRMTRWGGGRSYSSSVSPGPDAWRHHDQGHSPKSSWRSHRSRSRSRSRSRSRSRSRSRSRSPLHGFKSESEHWRDRSRSGSGVSAPTCNDFAAGRCRRGSQCRYLHQDNRDYGDRGHSERGQVERWRGRRENGPTSESGKSWGSRHERGSFSRHSNDGELRDYSRDIIAHGYGDREKHELPRNNKSTNPCNDFLKGNCSRGSFCKYAHHDVLGDGHGGWSPKDVTRERVQDRREVREYDHGREPSRNNGIPCKFFASGNCNKGTHCRFSHDGPGHCRSEGRSQGDRWGQNLDNDDKSWGGPKWGDTAVAPDVAKDDRLGLTLDNKDNSWGGPKQSDTATSYDVAMEDKWGHNLGNEPDSWGGSKWSDTAAGPDVVKSSHYRTDNGVGKVGFNEPCATKRSTDDQWGHSSDNEKRPRGGPRWSDKAAEQDGCGSPHRSENNGATISVPESIGGSKPLVAAAPTAAAIMERHPFYIDNVEQGQGPQDPPSQTPNGFSLPTCEQNTTQVVLHQQQHSNSRGDAAIAFPCRESNSLPMVPMPRQSFNHDGQSGRVSGFNLIQQSGQIDPPHPPSGRTLNLSGKTQSIISGSPSNLQGQTTFHMGEPITKSETVDVKTSNITSVAPLNHNVVTSEQVAHITTLSASLAQIFGNGRQLPQLYAALNPLNNTGMVPSQPNAAAPSTTVTLPSNDPSQITWFQKPYDPMGTSIESSRPNTNDQPPVFSSSHVEQNEVTEQMPLKSSAPSSLKNVFSEEALKHESHESKQLEPIAAGEVVEKNEANDQRKKEQVNGDPEDRDVEGRVDEECKRSKDVKGMRLFKFALVEFVKEILKPTWKEGQMSKEAHKTIVKKVVDKVTGTIQGDHVPQTQEKIDQYLSYSKPKLTKLVQAYVEKYLKS; via the exons ATGACTGAAAGTGTCAAGAAACGCAATTCTAAGTGGGATTTGGTAGTGGAAACTGATGTCCCTGCTGAAAGCGGACATGGAAATATTTGTCCTGATAAAGCAGGCGAGCCCATTTGTAATAAAGAATCAAGCCCAGGATGGAATTCTCTGAAGGTTGCTGTTAGTCAACATCCAAGGTGGTCTAACATGGAGTTGAACAAAATTGGGAAGCATTTACCTGCAAGAAGAGATGCAGAGCAGGGTGAGAGTCCAGACAGAGACACTGATGGAATCTCGCAAAGAATGACAAGATGGGGTGGGGGTCGAAGTTACAGCTCCAGCGTATCTCCTGGCCCTGATGCCTGGAGACACCATGATCAGGGTCACTCACCAAAGAGTAGTTGGAGGTCGCACAG gagcaggagcaggagTAGGAGTAGGAGCAGGAGCAGAAGCAGGAGCAGGAGTAGGAGTAGGAGCCCGCTCCATGGTTTTAAGTCGGAATCAGAGCACTGGAGAGACAGAAGCAGAAGTGGATCAGGAGTATCAGCTCCGACATGTAATGATTTTGCTGCAGGGAGGTGTAGGAGAGGTAGTCAGTGCAGATATCTTCATCAGGACAACCGTGACTATGGGGATAGGGGGCATTCAGAGCGTGGTCAAGTGGAAAGATGGAGAGGTAGGCGTGAGAATGGTCCAACTTCAGAAAGTGGGAAAAGCTGGGGAAGCAGGCATGAGAGAGGATCATTTTCAAGGCATTCTAATGATGGAGAGCTAAGAGATTACTCCCGAGACATAATTGCACATGGGTATGGAGACAGGGAGAAGCATGAGCTGCCCAGGAACAACAAATCTACCAATCCCTGTAATGATTTTCTGAAAGGCAACTGTTCTAGGGGTTCATTTTGTAAATATGCCCATCATGATGTCTTAGGTGATGGTCATGGTGGATGGTCTCCAAAAGATGTGACAAGAGAAAGGGTCCAAGACAGAAGGGAGGTACGTGAGTACGATCATGGACGTGAACCATCTAGAAATAATGGTATTCCTTGCAAGTTTTTTGCTTCTGGAAATTGCAACAAGGGGACACATTGCAGGTTCTCTCATGATGGTCCAGGACATTGCAGGTCCGAAGGCAGGTCTCAGGGTGATAGGTGGGGCCAGAATTTGGATAATGACGACAAGTCATGGGGAGGTCCAAAATGGGGTGATACCGCAGTGGCCCCAGATGTTGCCAAGGATGATAGATTGGGGCTCACATTGGACAACAAAGACAATTCATGGGGAGGTCCAAAACAGAGTGATACAGCAACCAGCTATGATGTTGCGATGGAGGATAAGTGGGGCCATAATTTGGGTAATGAACCCGATTCATGGGGAGGTTCAAAATGGAGCGACACAGCAGCTGGGCCTGATGTTGTGAAGTCTTCCCACTATAGGACTGACAATGGGGTTGGAAAAGTGGGTTTTAACGAACCATGTGCTACTAAGAGGTCTACAGATGATCAGTGGGGCCATAGTTCCGATAATGAGAAGAGACCACGGGGAGGTCCAAGATGGAGTGACAAAGCAGCTGAACAAGATGGGTGTGGATCTCCACATCGGAGTGAAAATAATGGTGCAACCATTAGTGTTCCTGAATCAATTGGTGGTAGCAAACCACTTGTTGCTGCTGCTCCTACTGCAGCTGCTATCATGGAGCGACATCCTTTCTACATTGATAACGTAGAACAGGGACAGGGTCCTCAAGATCCACCATCTCAAACTCCAAATGGGTTCTCTTTACCCACCTGTGAACAGAACACGACTCAAGTAGTTTTACACCAACAGCAACATTCTAATTCAAGAGGGGATGCTGCTATTGCATTCCCCTGCAGAGAGAGCAACAGTCTGCCTATGGTTCCCATGCCCAGGCAAAGCTTCAATCATGATGGCCAGAGTGGAAGGGTTTCGGGCTTTAACCTGATTCAGCAAAGTGGGCAAATAGATCCTCCACACCCTCCAAGTGGACGGACTTTGAATCTTAGTGGGAAAACACAATCAATAATCTCTGGTTCACCTTCAAATCTACAAGGTCAAACAACTTTCCATATGGGTGAGCCTATTACTAAATCAGAAACAGTGGATGTGAAAACATCAAACATAACTTCTGTAGCTCCGCTTAATCATAATGTAGTGACTAGTGAGCAGGTTGCTCACATAACTACCCTTTCAGCATCATTGGCTCAGATATTTGGAAATGGGCGGCAGCTTCCACAATTATATGCTGCTTTAAACCCCCTTAATAATACAGGCATGGTCCCTTCCCAGCCAAATGCTGCAGCACCTAGCACGACAGTTACTTTACCATCTAATGATCCTAGTCAAATCACCTGGTTTCAAAAGCCATATGATCCTATGGGTACTAGCATTGAATCAAGCAGGCCCAACACCAATGACCAACCCCCAGTGTTCTCATCAAGTCATGTTGAACAGAATGAAGTAACTGAACAGATGCCTTTAAAAAGTTCTGCTCCATCATCTCTTAAGAATGTCTTTTCAGAGGAAGCACTTAAGCATGAGTCTCATGAGTCAAAGCAGCTGGAGCCCATTGCAGCAGGTGAGGTTGTGGAAAAGAACGAGGCAAatgatcagagaaagaaagagcaGGTAAATGGTGATCCAGAGGACAGGGATGTTGAAGGTCGGGTTGATGAAGAATGCAAAAGGAGTAAGGATGTGAAGGGTATGCGTTTGTTTAAGTTTGCACTGGTGGAGTTTGTCAAGGAGATTCTAAAGCCCACATGGAAGGAAGGACAAATGAGCAAGGAGGCTCACAAGACCATAGTGAAAAAAGTTGTTGATAAAGTGACTGGTACTATTCAAGGGGATCATGTCCCTCAGACACAAGAGAAAATTGATCAGTATCTCTCATATTCTAAACCAAAGCTTACCAAACTTGTACAG GCATATGTGGAAAAGTACCTGAAGAGTTAA
- the LOC122073009 gene encoding zinc finger CCCH domain-containing protein 55-like isoform X3 encodes MTESVKKRNSKWDLVVETDVPAESGHGNICPDKAGEPICNKESSPGWNSLKVAVSQHPRWSNMELNKIGKHLPARRDAEQGESPDRDTDGISQRMTRWGGGRSYSSSVSPGPDAWRHHDQGHSPKSSWRSHRSRSRSRSRSRSRSRSRSRSRSRSPLHGFKSESEHWRDRSRSGSGVSAPTCNDFAAGRCRRGSQCRYLHQDNRDYGDRGHSERGQVERWRGRRENGPTSESGKSWGSRHERGSFSRHSNDGELRDYSRDIIAHGYGDREKHELPRNNKSTNPCNDFLKGNCSRGSFCKYAHHDVLGDGHGGWSPKDVTRERVQDRREVREYDHGREPSRNNGIPCKFFASGNCNKGTHCRFSHDGPGHCRSEGRSQGDRWGQNLDNDDKSWGGPKWGDTAVAPDVAKDDRLGLTLDNKDNSWGGPKQSDTATSYDVAMEDKWGHNLGNEPDSWGGSKWSDTAAGPDVVKSSHYRTDNGVGKVGFNEPCATKRSTDDQWGHSSDNEKRPRGGPRWSDKAAEQDGCGSPHRSENNGATISVPESIGGSKPLVAAAPTAAAIMERHPFYIDNVEQGQGPQDPPSQTPNGFSLPTCEQNTTQVVLHQQQHSNSRGDAAIAFPCRESNSLPMVPMPRQSFNHDGQSGRVSGFNLIQQSGQIDPPHPPSGRTLNLSGKTQSIISGSPSNLQGQTTFHMGEPITKSETVDVKTSNITSVAPLNHNVVTSEQVAHITTLSASLAQIFGNGRQLPQLYAALNPLNNTGMVPSQPNAAAPSTTVTLPSNDPSQITWFQKPYDPMGTSIESSRPNTNDQPPVFSSSHVEQNEVTEQMPLKSSAPSSLKNVFSEEALKHESHESKQLEPIAAGEVVEKNEANDQRKKEQVNGDPEDRDVEGRVDEECKRSKDVKGMRLFKFALVEFVKEILKPTWKEGQMSKEAHKTIVKKVVDKVTGTIQGDHVPQTQEKIDQYLSYSKPKLTKLVQAYVEKYLKS; translated from the exons ATGACTGAAAGTGTCAAGAAACGCAATTCTAAGTGGGATTTGGTAGTGGAAACTGATGTCCCTGCTGAAAGCGGACATGGAAATATTTGTCCTGATAAAGCAGGCGAGCCCATTTGTAATAAAGAATCAAGCCCAGGATGGAATTCTCTGAAGGTTGCTGTTAGTCAACATCCAAGGTGGTCTAACATGGAGTTGAACAAAATTGGGAAGCATTTACCTGCAAGAAGAGATGCAGAGCAGGGTGAGAGTCCAGACAGAGACACTGATGGAATCTCGCAAAGAATGACAAGATGGGGTGGGGGTCGAAGTTACAGCTCCAGCGTATCTCCTGGCCCTGATGCCTGGAGACACCATGATCAGGGTCACTCACCAAAGAGTAGTTGGAGGTCGCACAG gagcaggagcaggagcaggagTAGGAGTAGGAGCAGGAGCAGAAGCAGGAGCAGGAGTAGGAGTAGGAGCCCGCTCCATGGTTTTAAGTCGGAATCAGAGCACTGGAGAGACAGAAGCAGAAGTGGATCAGGAGTATCAGCTCCGACATGTAATGATTTTGCTGCAGGGAGGTGTAGGAGAGGTAGTCAGTGCAGATATCTTCATCAGGACAACCGTGACTATGGGGATAGGGGGCATTCAGAGCGTGGTCAAGTGGAAAGATGGAGAGGTAGGCGTGAGAATGGTCCAACTTCAGAAAGTGGGAAAAGCTGGGGAAGCAGGCATGAGAGAGGATCATTTTCAAGGCATTCTAATGATGGAGAGCTAAGAGATTACTCCCGAGACATAATTGCACATGGGTATGGAGACAGGGAGAAGCATGAGCTGCCCAGGAACAACAAATCTACCAATCCCTGTAATGATTTTCTGAAAGGCAACTGTTCTAGGGGTTCATTTTGTAAATATGCCCATCATGATGTCTTAGGTGATGGTCATGGTGGATGGTCTCCAAAAGATGTGACAAGAGAAAGGGTCCAAGACAGAAGGGAGGTACGTGAGTACGATCATGGACGTGAACCATCTAGAAATAATGGTATTCCTTGCAAGTTTTTTGCTTCTGGAAATTGCAACAAGGGGACACATTGCAGGTTCTCTCATGATGGTCCAGGACATTGCAGGTCCGAAGGCAGGTCTCAGGGTGATAGGTGGGGCCAGAATTTGGATAATGACGACAAGTCATGGGGAGGTCCAAAATGGGGTGATACCGCAGTGGCCCCAGATGTTGCCAAGGATGATAGATTGGGGCTCACATTGGACAACAAAGACAATTCATGGGGAGGTCCAAAACAGAGTGATACAGCAACCAGCTATGATGTTGCGATGGAGGATAAGTGGGGCCATAATTTGGGTAATGAACCCGATTCATGGGGAGGTTCAAAATGGAGCGACACAGCAGCTGGGCCTGATGTTGTGAAGTCTTCCCACTATAGGACTGACAATGGGGTTGGAAAAGTGGGTTTTAACGAACCATGTGCTACTAAGAGGTCTACAGATGATCAGTGGGGCCATAGTTCCGATAATGAGAAGAGACCACGGGGAGGTCCAAGATGGAGTGACAAAGCAGCTGAACAAGATGGGTGTGGATCTCCACATCGGAGTGAAAATAATGGTGCAACCATTAGTGTTCCTGAATCAATTGGTGGTAGCAAACCACTTGTTGCTGCTGCTCCTACTGCAGCTGCTATCATGGAGCGACATCCTTTCTACATTGATAACGTAGAACAGGGACAGGGTCCTCAAGATCCACCATCTCAAACTCCAAATGGGTTCTCTTTACCCACCTGTGAACAGAACACGACTCAAGTAGTTTTACACCAACAGCAACATTCTAATTCAAGAGGGGATGCTGCTATTGCATTCCCCTGCAGAGAGAGCAACAGTCTGCCTATGGTTCCCATGCCCAGGCAAAGCTTCAATCATGATGGCCAGAGTGGAAGGGTTTCGGGCTTTAACCTGATTCAGCAAAGTGGGCAAATAGATCCTCCACACCCTCCAAGTGGACGGACTTTGAATCTTAGTGGGAAAACACAATCAATAATCTCTGGTTCACCTTCAAATCTACAAGGTCAAACAACTTTCCATATGGGTGAGCCTATTACTAAATCAGAAACAGTGGATGTGAAAACATCAAACATAACTTCTGTAGCTCCGCTTAATCATAATGTAGTGACTAGTGAGCAGGTTGCTCACATAACTACCCTTTCAGCATCATTGGCTCAGATATTTGGAAATGGGCGGCAGCTTCCACAATTATATGCTGCTTTAAACCCCCTTAATAATACAGGCATGGTCCCTTCCCAGCCAAATGCTGCAGCACCTAGCACGACAGTTACTTTACCATCTAATGATCCTAGTCAAATCACCTGGTTTCAAAAGCCATATGATCCTATGGGTACTAGCATTGAATCAAGCAGGCCCAACACCAATGACCAACCCCCAGTGTTCTCATCAAGTCATGTTGAACAGAATGAAGTAACTGAACAGATGCCTTTAAAAAGTTCTGCTCCATCATCTCTTAAGAATGTCTTTTCAGAGGAAGCACTTAAGCATGAGTCTCATGAGTCAAAGCAGCTGGAGCCCATTGCAGCAGGTGAGGTTGTGGAAAAGAACGAGGCAAatgatcagagaaagaaagagcaGGTAAATGGTGATCCAGAGGACAGGGATGTTGAAGGTCGGGTTGATGAAGAATGCAAAAGGAGTAAGGATGTGAAGGGTATGCGTTTGTTTAAGTTTGCACTGGTGGAGTTTGTCAAGGAGATTCTAAAGCCCACATGGAAGGAAGGACAAATGAGCAAGGAGGCTCACAAGACCATAGTGAAAAAAGTTGTTGATAAAGTGACTGGTACTATTCAAGGGGATCATGTCCCTCAGACACAAGAGAAAATTGATCAGTATCTCTCATATTCTAAACCAAAGCTTACCAAACTTGTACAG GCATATGTGGAAAAGTACCTGAAGAGTTAA